In Cygnus atratus isolate AKBS03 ecotype Queensland, Australia chromosome 5, CAtr_DNAZoo_HiC_assembly, whole genome shotgun sequence, a single window of DNA contains:
- the INAFM2 gene encoding putative transmembrane protein INAFM2, translating into MKEKEAGAERGKPATYTGDKKARMAAKTNKKWVRLATVLAYVLSVSLAAIVLAVYYSLIWQPVRGGAGPAANSSSQPHASPSPGSSPGSAAPRPPATTQEAAARSGLLQAGGGPEKPPPPPADAAASATPPSPPAGPAKDPALPPGSHGGGAPP; encoded by the coding sequence ATGAAGGAGAAGGAggccggggcggagcggggcaaGCCCGCCACCTACACCGGGGACAAGAAGGCGCGCATGGCGGCCAAAACCAACAAGAAGTGGGTGCGCCTGGCCACCGTGCTGGCCTACGTGCTGTCCGTCTCGCTGGCCGCCATCGTCCTCGCCGTCTACTACAGCCTCATCTGGCAGCCGGTGCGCGGcggcgccggccccgccgccaaCTCCTCCTCGCAGCCCCACGCTTCCCCGTCGCCCGGCTCCAGCCCCGGCTCCGCCGCCCCGCGGCCTCCCGCGACCACGCAGGAGGCAGCGGCGCGGAGCGGCCTCCTCCAGGCGGGGGGAGGCCCGGAGAAGCCACCGCCACCCCCGGCcgatgctgctgcttctgccaccCCCCCGTCGCCTCCTGCCGGCCCTGCCAAGGACCCCGCGTTGCCGCCGGGGTCGCACGGAGGCGGCGCCCCCCCCTGA